DNA from Hippoglossus hippoglossus isolate fHipHip1 chromosome 13, fHipHip1.pri, whole genome shotgun sequence:
ATCGATCCACGTTTAAACCTGTAGTGAGTATTTGTGGCAGCaggtctgtatgtgtgtcacaaactgaaaataaagatggacgacgtgtcagCTTCCAAAACACCTGGCTCCCCCttgtggctgactgcagtacagGTTTTAATAGGTTATTATTTGTTGAGATAATAAATGGCCTGGAGACGTGTCATGACGTTtacggtgggggggggggactgactgagagtgtgtgtgtgtgtgtgtgtgtgtgtgtgtgtgtgtgtgtgtgtgtgtgtgtgttcacctccGAACGTCCTCTCGTCATGGCTGACCCTGCCCATTATCCCAGAGTTCCCCAGGTTGGGGGGCATGGTGTTGCTGCGTCTGACCGGCGCTCTCTCTGCAGGTGCGGCTCGGGCGCCCATGAACTGCGACCCCGCTACGCTGTGCCGGTTACGACGCTTTGCTGGGTACACTgagaagacacagacaggacATGAAGCAGAGGGTGGGTCTCGGCTACGTGGGGGCAGGAGAAGAGTTTTATTCAGGTTACCTGAGGCGAACTGAGCTGAATCACAGTTTAGGTTAAAGTCTTGTTTCACAACAGAAGATCAGAGGAGCAGCTTCATCCACTTTCACTCCCTCAGACTTAAAcagttttcacacacaaactctgtaaaatatcgtcctgacatgttgtgtagttagtgtttgtggagcagcagcagcaggttgtcgggtccaactcgttcacaacaacaacaacaacaacaacaacaacaacaacaacaggaacatgtgggaacatccaggcgaggggcggagcctgtagagcagcaggaggccggacatgacgtataaactctgctgtggaaagatcagtgttgtttacagctcatccacaccggcgtcggccctcatcaccaaaagatctggaacctcctcgtgtttccaagttgacgtcttcgtcttctacgtgtacggctcctcttcttcatcctgagatgtttgtgttcttccagcttcacgtccgtcacgtgttagaaacctcatcaacacgttcACTCGCTCACTTGATATCACAACTTCTgttcatatctgaaagcagctttatcaAATTTAGACTTTCCCCCGATCCATTGTTGAGGAATGTGTCTCTGGTGGTCTCGGGGGTGTGGTGAGGACAGGGTGTTTACCTGGTGGAGGCAAGTAGCCATTGAACAGCACGTTTCCACAGGAGGATCGGTCCAGCTCGtcacacagctgcagtttaCGCACTATAACAAAACAATTTCATTAGTTAATAGAACAGAAAACTGAGCAGCAGTTAAGAAGAATCATAGTGTGCGGACTCGTCCTGCACGACACACGAGCGTCTGTCTCACCCAGCGGTGTGATGCCGTAGAACTCTGCCTCGTGCATGAGCATGTGCACGTTAATGGAGCGGGGATGAAGCTCTTTTGTCCGCAGGAAGTTGAGGATGGGAGCAAACAGAGAGGGGTCCCTGTCGATGAAGATCTAtggcgagagagagaaacaaggggAGGTTCACATACCAGGgtaacaatgacacacacacacacacacacacacacacacacacacacacacacacacacacacacacacacacacacacacacacacacacacacacacacaccacacaacttACAGCTCCAGTTTCATCCTTCAGAGTTGAGATCCGACCGCTTAAAagactgaagagaaaaagaaaacacaaacccttcattattttaaatggagGAATATAAACTTACTCTAGTATTCAGAcgaaacacacaacatcactCACTGCACTTTTCACTGGAGAACAAACAAAACTTGTTTATGTGCAACTAATCCAGCGTCTGAGCACGGAGCTTTAATAACCACGTCAGGCTGCGGCTGGTGATTGTTAATCTAATGATtatatgaagaaaaatatgCCAGTCATCACCTCCCTGTTTCATCCAACTATTATACAAGACAAAACCAAGAACCTGCAGCGTTTGGCTCAAACTGTTTTCTGATCTTAGAGGTTTCTTACTGACTTACTGTTCGGTTGTTATTCACCATTAAAGGAAAACAAGTCTGACGGCGAAGCCTCAGTTCAACGGAATTTTCCAGCAGATTGTTTCTATTAATAAAAGATCTTCATTTCATCAATGTTTTGAACGACTGCTTACAGAGTGTAACTGACCAACCTGGAGAAAAAGGAGTCAGGGACCCATGTGAGCGTCTGTCGGGAGGTGCTGAACCTGAAAGAGAACAAACATCGACGTCTTCAGTATCTAGAGTTACACTGTTGTGTTCTACAGACTgtctgtcggggggggggggtcgtgtTAACAAGTGGAGACAGTGAAACGTCCCTGAACTGTCTCAGATGTGTCTTCACTCCTTAAAGCAGCACAGTGTAACATTATCTGaacaacagcgccccctgcagtcaCACAGGGGGATCAACTCTGTTAGTACATGGTTTCATGCAAAAACAATGGGTAATATGTTTACTgcatattacccatgatcctctgcttcctgaccctgaagagctgctgctgtaacaaatccaccaaactgttcagaactcttcatattttaacagtttcctgctgaatattggagataaactctgttttttaataacttctgagtctttctaactgatctcagttcagcttcagtcTTCaactgcagctggttgtgacagttgaagctgactctcagtcagttcttctcacaggagatggaacccactcagcagagtcacagagaacagatgttcagggagtgaaggaggaaactttctccttgtTCACACTGATCCTTCATAAACCATGTGTGAATCAAACTGTATTTCTCAGTATCATGCAGATGACTTCATTTAAAACATCCCATAATATTTCTTCCTTTTACTACATCAACACGTCACGcagttgccatggaaaccatGTTGAATAGAAAATTGAACTTATTCCTTCCTGGATGTTATTTGGTCCAAACGTATCCAGACTGAATGAATCAACATCTCAGCTGGGCTACGTGATGCTACATGATGCTACATGATGCTACATCCGGTTTAACTCCCTCTGCAACAATACGTTGTTGTTAAAAAGTTCGTGAAGCCGCTGAACCCGCTCGTGGATCGCGAGCAGCATCTGTATCACAGCATCTGTACGTTACAGCGACACCTAGCGTAGTTCCATCATCGGACACAGGGAACGGACAGTAAACAGAGATGCTAACAGTCTGTATCACGATGAACCGACTCGGCCTCAGAACTTAGTGGAAAGTATTTTAAATCGTGTGTATTCACTCAGACATTACAGGATTTAAGTTACACGAAACTTTGACTTGTTCCAGAACGTTGCTGACCCGACGGGACAAGGACCTGTCCGATAATGGACGCCGCTGTGGTAGCCATGTAGCTGCTGGCTAACCCGGGCTCAGGTTCGACACTCCCCGGGTCTCTCACCTCTTCCCCCCGACGTTCAGGTGGATGATGTCCCCGCTCCTCGCCGTGTTCGCCATCCCGTGAAGAGTCTGCGGCgccacaaccacaacaacacgTTTACATTACGTCCATTCTAAGATTTAATTCCGTTTCCGTCCACAAAGTCGGTTTCCGGTCTTGTTCTCAGCAGCTTCCGGCAGCGCAGGGAAGTGGAAGTAAAACCCGCGGTGGAGTCCGTGGATCAGGGGGAAGAAACCCATAAAACACGGACTGGAGTCCAGGgatggaacattttatttatcattttaaaatctgcagattaaattaaaaaaacaNNNNNNNNNNNNNNNNNNNNNNNNNNNNNNNNNNNNNNNNNNNNNNNNNNNNNNNNNNNNNNNNNNNNNNNNNNNNNNNNNNNNNNNNNNNNNNNNNNNNNNNNNNNNNNNNNNNNNNNNNNNNNNNNNNNNNNNNNNNNNNNNNNNNNNNNNNNNNNNNNNNNNNNNNNNNNNNNNNNNNNNNNNNNNNNNNNNNNNNNNNNNNNNNNNNNNNNNNNNNNNNNNNNNNNNNNNNNNNNNNNNNNNNNNNNNNNNNNNNNNNNNNNNNNNNNNNNNNNNNNNNNNNNNNNNNNNNNNNNNNNNNNNNNNNNNNNNNNNNNNNNNNNNNNNNNNNNNNNNNNNNNNNNNNNNNNNNNNNNNNNNNNNNNNNNNNNNNNNNNNNNNNNNNNNNNNNNNNNNNNNNNNNNNNNNNNNNNNNNNNNNNNNNNNNNNNNNNNNNNNNNNNNNNNNNNNNNNNNNNNNNNNNNNNNNNNNNNNNNNNNNNNNNNNNNNNNNNNNNNTTAATAAAACACACGATTCTCATCTTCATGagtctgattttattttttatacaaACTGTTGAGACCTGAGATCAGCTGGAAcaacatgtgactgataaaGATAATTATCACTGAACACTTCAGAGAAAAGGAAGGATGATGCGTTTGTGTGTCGCAGGAAACCTGGAAATCCTACTGAGAAAATGTTTGGATTATAACCACGAGAAGAAATAGTTTTCCTTCAGTGAAACGTTAACAATAACAATTAGATTCATTATCTACTGAATATCAGAAATCTATAAAAAATAGTTACTCTATTCATCTTCTTCGAGTAATGAATAAATCTGTTAAATGTCACTAAACTATGGAGCTGTGGtgattaatcaatcaataaatcgaGTTTCATAGTTAACTTACAacttgtatattttttttactattaccTGACAATTAATATGAagctgttaaataaaacaacagattttcactttgtttttaccgtttcttaatgttaaaaaacaaacattaatggAAAATTAAAGACTGTGacatatgtttatgtttgactccgtgaagaaaagaacagacgatgatgtgttttcttacatcacagtttgaaaatgacattttaaatttaactgaaccaaaacatacaaattagaaaaataaagctTCAATAAAAAACTTGGGTTTTGTTTAAACAGACTCATGAGTCGGATcggtcagaggaggaagagatagaAAAGCTTCTGTTTGAAAAACCTTTATCAAAAAGctacaaaaacacagatgaagctGCAGTAACCTTTTACGTCACCTGGGGGCAGTGGCTCcatgtttggtctccacctcctgatGGAGAATTCAACATCAGAAACCAGTGAACCAGTGAACCACTGATTTCAGACAAACACTCGACACAGCTTCGAGTTTCTGGACGACGCTCTGATCTGACGATTTGTTAAACGTCGCTGGAACGTGACTCGAGTTTATCTGTCGTCTCTGACGGACAGAATCCAACACGAGAAGTGAGACAACAACGTTGTTGTTTGCAGCTTTAATCCACTTTTGCCAGAGAACcaattcttctcttttttccagggttatttattttgagCTTTTTCTCTCATTATTTCAGGTCAAAAGCAACAATCGTCTGCGAGAAACAAGACACGGCGTCGGGTTCTCTCTGAAATCAACGATGCATCTGGTGTTGTTCTGTGTCACCTTAGCAACCGGTTGCTAGGTTAAGAACTGTCGAGCCCTTTAATGAGTCGTTTAGATCATGTGATGatattgattcttttttttagtcgttcacattcatttccAAACTGACGCGAGTTCCTCCGTCAACATCTGGtcaacaaacaaccaaatgGCATATGGTAGTCGTGGCAACAGAACTCCTTGAgagctgattggctgcttcACATCTCAACATGTGACATCAGAAATCCAGACCTTTCAGTTTTCAGGAaatgagtttttcatttttagctGATTTGCTCTTTAGTGTCTGAGTCTCAGTTagatcagccaatcagaagctgGTCTCGTTCATGTGTGGTttggggctggggggggggtcagtggaGGGGCTGGCGGAGGGGCTGGCGGGGGGGCCAGCAGGGGGGCCAGTGGAGGGGTGGTCTGGACTTGTGGGGCTCTCTGGTGATGCTGGGATGTCAGTGGGAGACGGTGCAGCGCTGCGGCGAGGAGACACCGGGGTCTGAGACCGGGTTGGGCTTACTGCACAGGGGGTGGGGCTTGTTGGGGAAGTGGGCGTGACCTTGCGGTGTGATGAAGACGAGGATAACGGAGATGGTGACAGCGATGACAAGGGGGATCCGGGTGAATGGCGAGCACCGGGCGACACAGAGAAGGTGGTGGGAGTCCTGAGGACGAACCTGGCCTCTAACTCGGAGCACACTGCTAAGCTCCGCCTGGTGCCCTCCGACCCCGCCAGGACCCCAAATCCTGAACAGGCAGCTGCCTCCGAACCCTTGGCGAGCTCCTGGCATCGCTCCACGAAGCTGCCCCTGCGGACACCCCCCCACTCTCTGTCCCCGTCTGGGTGTCTGTGGGGGCGGGGGCTGCCAGTGGAGCTGTGGCTGTAGGTCGGACCGGGGACTGCGAGGATCTGTGGTCCAGCTCCGGATGAGAGGACGGCGTCTCGGAGAGGTTTGGCCAACGGCATTGGGGGCGGAACCTGACGGGGGAGGCTACCATACAGGTAGGCCGCTGAACCCGGAGCTCcggctcctcgtcctcctgcagAGTGGAGCCGCTCGGTCCTGAAGCCGTCAGTGAACTGAGAGTGAAGACTGAAGGACAGGCAGTGAGGACAGGGAGTGAGGACAGGGAGTGAGGACAGGCAGTGAGGACAGGGAGTGAGGACAGGGAGTGAGGACAGGGAGTGAGGACCAAAACAAACTTCAGAAACATGTTTAATCCAGCGACTCTCTTAAATGACGTGTTTATCATAAATTGTGAATAAAGATCAACGAGATGAAGACTCTCAGAACATTtagatcgccccctggtggctggctgcagtatagttcataaaccctcctccatgttagcagacgggacatggaccaaactaaaaaactcaaagtagacgttaaataaatgtttaaagatgtttctgtcatttcaggtcgttcttatctcactgatgtttgttcaagtgtttctgatcagtttgtgtgtgtgtgtgtgtgtgtgtgtgtgtgtgtgtgtgtgtgtgtgtgtgtgtgtgtgtgtgtgtgtgtgtgtgtgtgtgtgtgtgtacctgcaggtCGAGGCTCTCGGTGTACTGTCAGGAGTTCTGGTCAGAGCCAGGTCGCACTgatccagcagctccagcagctcctcctctgttggTCCGCCCAGCGCTGTGAGACGACCAATGAGAGGTGGCGTTACTCGCTGACTGATTCACACAGCTTGAAACAGCCACGTACAAAAATGACGGACCAACGACAGAACATATCGCTCACGGACAGACATTGAATGTCTCCGGCTGTTGTGCGAGACATCAGTGAACAACGAGCAGAAGCGTCTGACCTCTGATGTCGACCTTGCCGGCGATCTCCATGGCGGTGGTCAGGTCCCACATCTGGATGCTGCCATTGCTGTGGCCACTGAAGAGGTAGCGCCGCGGCCGAGAGCCGATGCGACTCGAGCCCTCGCACTCGTGGACCATGAAGGCTGTGATGGAGGTGCCGTCCACCGAACGCACCTCacacaccctgacacacacacacagattcaatAAGAGCAGCATTGATCAAATCCACGCAGGACATCATATAAAAGGCTGGTGATGGCGGATTAATAATCAAACTGAGCATCACGTCTGTCAATCATGAGACATGTGTCCCTCACCTCTTCCCATTGGACGACAGTCTGACGTACAGTTTATCTGTGTCTGGTACGACTCTCtgaataaaaacctgctgatcgtctctctctccgtacggacctgaaacaaacacacaccatgtgaaCCCCTCGACAACACACACGTGTCTCTATAgatgtgaggacactcattgacatgatgcattccaaacacacacacagagaccataacagtgaaggagaaaacacattttaagggTAATTTCTTCCAAATCTCAACAAACTGATTCTTCCCACCAATCATTGGTCTCCAGTCACATATTTAGATCTACTGTCTGAGAGAGAATGAcccgtgtgcgtgtgcgtgtgcgtgtgttaccTATCTCTGTCCCGGCGCTGCAGCCTCCGTGTCCATCGACGTCATCCAGGCTGAGGATCTTGAAGGAGGTGAGCGGCGTGGATCCCGGCTGTGTGGAGATCATCCCTCTGAACCGAGTCACCGTCCATGTGCGAACGTGGTTGTTATCTGCGCAAACTGGAAGACGACAGATGTGAAGAATCTGTGACGGTGCggaggagaaacaaacactgtgctGACGTGTGTCATTCAGACGCTGGCATCTCGCACTCTTACCTGAAATGAGGTGTTTCTCCGACAGCATGATCTTGGTGACGGGGCTGCGGTGGACGGAGAAGGTCTGGAAGAGCTGAGGCCCCGAGCCGACGGTCTCTGGATGCTGAACGATGACTCGAACCGTCCCAGAGCTCGTCCCGTACGCGATCTCGATCCAGTTCCCGCTGTCACCTGATCACATGGAATCGGTCGTGAGTGAGAGatggggggagtgggggggggggcacatttCAGCAGAACCTAAAGAAACACTGTGGACTGACAGAAAGTAGCGTTGTAGCTCCGTACTTGTTTTGGGAGTGAGGTAGACACTGAGAGCGGTGATGGCGTCTTCAGTCGGGTCCCGGTACAGCTCCGTCACCAGCAGGTCGTTATCCTTCATCCTCAGAGGGAACTTCTGAACATCTGATGACAACAAGCAAACCAGGAGCTCACAAACAGCAGTGACTGTTCAAACACAACGTCATTCATCAGACATGGGTAACAAGGAATCAGTTGCTGCTCAGTTTAAAATTTAAAACCAAAGGATTTGTGTCTGTGGGGCCGAACAGCTTTGAGCTAAACCAAAATCCACCACTATCGTTTCTTACCGATATAGTAGATGGATCCGTTGTTGCAGCCGAGGATGAGGAAGGAGCCGGCGGTGTCGTGGCTGCTGATGGGAACCACATCCTGGTTCTGCACAGAGACGACAGAGAACGTCACAAACCATCTGCACGCTTCTGTGCGTTGTCAGTGACAGTAAATCTATGAACTCAGCAAACTCCGCCCACCTGCCAGTGTTTGGTGACGGCGTTCCACACTCCAACTTTCCCGCTGTGACTGGTGGCGATCAGCTGGTTACCAACGAAGAAGAGGGCCTCCACCGGCACATTGAGGCTGAAGACGCCTGTGGGACAGAGACACGACCTCAGAACAAACTGTTGCTCTCATATTTTAGTTGATTTGTTTATCGGGTAagaaaaatactaaaaacaataaaaccctACTTACCGATTTCATTTCCGTTGCCATCTGGACAGATGGACCACAGGATGATCTCCGTCACCGAGGCAACAGCCACCATCTTGTCGTTGTCTCCCAGCGAGCCGCCCATCACCTTGGCGTTGAGCGCAACTCTGTCGATCACCCAATCCAGACGAGGAGAGGTGAAGACCTGCTGCCACCCGGTCGACTCCTTCAccctgaaagagagagggaacaaagATATAGGGAAGATATGAAATCAGGTGTGAACCGTCACCATCACGTTAAATACCGACTCTACTActgacgtcacccgttggtcTGTGAGCTGCCGCTTTGAAGCCTCAATTTGACATTtagtccagcgccatcttggtttttttagACCAGAAGTCACCATATTTGGAGGCGCAGGGGGATTTTGAAATGagactgagacataaactccttaggaaaatgtttactcacgttataaagtgagaagtagagtcattttctcatagacttctatagaaacaaacagtggagtcgccccctgctggtcactacacagaatACAGGTTCAGGCACTTTCagattggcttcactttctggacccaGAGTCTACGAACAGTTTACGGCTCATTCTGCCATTTCCatgcctccacctcctctgtggTTGAGAACAGTTGATGTTGGTCACCGATTaatgtgaagaaatgtttttggtGATTCGGGGGAATtgaccctttaaaaaaatatgtaaacttGTGATGCCctaaaacataaatacaataaatagtCAGAGGTGAAAAAACCAATCAGACGAGCTCTGAGATGAAGAAATTATAAAAGTGATGAGTTCACCTGTAACAGACGACAAACTGCGCGTAGGCCAAAGCAATCCAGTTATGATGACCACAGATTATCCGAACCATGCCAGAGTCTGATGactgacctacacacacacagacacacacagacacacacacacagacacacacacacacaggaggaaataTATAAAGCAATCATTGGGAACTAGTTCCTGTGGCGGATCGATCCACGTTTAAACCTGTAGTGAGTATTTGTGGCAGCaggtctgtatgtgtgtcacaaactgaaaataaagatggacaacgtgtcaGCTTCCAAAACACCTGGCTCCCCCttgtggctgactgcagtacagGTTTTAATAGGTTATTATTTGTTGAGATAATAAATGGCCTGGAGACGTGTCATGACGTTtacggtggggggggggactgactgagagtgtgtgtgtgtgtgtgtgtgtgtgtgtgtgtgtgtgtgtgtgtgtgtgtgttcacctccGAACGTCCTCTCGTCATGGCTGACCCTGCCCATTATCCCAGAGTTCCCCAGGTTGGGGGGCATGGTGTTGCTGCGTCTGACCGGCGCTCTCTCTGCAGGTGCGGCTCGGGCGCCCATGAACTGCGACCCCGCTACACTGTGCCGGTTACGACGCTTTGCTGGGTACACTgagaagacacagacaggacATGAAGCAGAGGGTGGGTCTCGGCTACGTGGGGGCAGGAGAAGAGTTTTATTCAGGTTACCTGAGGCGAACTGAGCTGAATCACAGTTTAGGTTAAAGTCTTGTTTCACAACAGAAGATCAGAGGAGCAGCTTCATCCACTTTCACTCCCTCAGACTTAAAcagttttcacacacaaactctgtaaaatatcgtcctgacatgttgtgtagttagtgtttgtggagcagcagcagcaggttgtcgggtccaactcgttcacaacaacaacaacaacaacaacaacaacaacaggaacatgtgggaacatccaggcgaggggcggagcctgtagagcagcaggaggccggacatgacgtataaactctgctgtggaaagatcagtgttgttgtttacagctcatccacaccggcgtcggccctcatcaccagaagatctggaacctcctcgtgtttccaagttgacgtcttcgtcttctacgtgtacggctcctcttcttcatcctgagatgtttgtgttcttccagcttcacgtccgtcacgtgttagaaacctcatcaacacgttcACTCGCTCACTTGATATCACAACTTCTgttcatatctgaaagcagctttatcaAATTTAGACTTTCCCCCGATCCATTGTTGAGGAATGTGTCTCTGGTGGTCTCGGGGGTGTGGTGAGGACAGGGTGTTTACCTGGTGGAGGCAAGTAGCCATTGAACAGCACGTTTCCACAGGAGGATCGGTCCAGCTCGtcacacagctgcagtttaCGCACTATAACAAAACAATTTCATTAGTTAATAGAACAGAAAACTGAGCAGCAGTTAAGAAGAATCATAGTGTGCGGACTCGTCCTGCACGACACACGAGCGTCTGTCTCACCCAGCGGTGTGATGCCGTAGAACTCTGCCTCGTGCATGAGCATGTGCACGTTAATGGAGCGGGGATGAAGCTCTTTTGTCCGCAGGAAGTTGAGGATGGGAGCAAACAGAGAGGGGTCCCTGTCGATGAAGATCTAtggcgagagagagaaacaaggggAGGTTCACATACCAGGgtaacaatgacacacacacaccacacaacacaacacacacacaacttacaGCTCCAGTTTCATCCTTCAGAGTTGAGATCCGACCGCTTAAAagactgaagagaaaaagaaaacacaaacccttcattattttaaatggagGAATATAAACTTACTCTAGTATTCAGAcgaaacacacaacatcactCACTGCACTTTTCACTggagaacaaacaaaaccatCTCCAGCTAAAAATCACATGTTGTCTTGTTTATGTGCAACTAATCCAGCGTCTGAGCACGGAGCTTTAATAACCACGTCAGGCTGCGGCTGGTGATTGTTAATCTAATGATtatatgaagaaaaatatgCCAGTCATCACCTCCCTGTTTCATCCAACTATTATACAAGACAAAACCAAGGACCTGCAGCGTTTGGCTCAAACTGTTTTCTGATCTTAGAGGTTTCTTACTGACTTACTGTTCGGTTGTTATTCACcattaaaaggaaaacaagtcTGACGGCGAAGCCTCAGTTCAACGGAATTTTCCAGCAGATTGTTTCTATTAATAAAAGATCTTCATTTCATCAATGTTTTGAACGACTGCTTACAGAGTGTAACTGACCAACCTGGAGAAAAAGGAGTCAGGGACCCATGTGAGCGTCTGTCGGGAGGTGCTGAACCTGAAAGAGAACAAACATCGACGTCTTCAGTATCTAGAGTTACACTGTTGTGTTCTACAGACTgtctgtcgggggggggggtcgtgtTAACAAGTGGAGACAGTGAAACGTCCCTGAACTGTCTCAGATGTGTCTTCACTCCTTAAAGCAGCACAGTGTAACATTATCTGaacaacagcgccccctgcagtcaCACAGGGGGATCAACTCTGTTAGTACATGGTTTCATGCAAAAACAATGGGTAATATGTTTACTgcatattacccatgatcctctgcttcctgaccctgaagagctgctgctgtaacaaatccaccaaactgttcagaattcttcatgttttaaacagtttcctgctgaatattggagataaactctggtttttaataacttctgagtctttctaactgatctcagttcagcttcagtcttcagctggag
Protein-coding regions in this window:
- the LOC117772441 gene encoding SH3KBP1-binding protein 1-like, giving the protein MANTARSGDIIHLNVGGKRFSTSRQTLTWVPDSFFSSLLSGRISTLKDETGAIFIDRDPSLFAPILNFLRTKELHPRSINVHMLMHEAEFYGITPLVRKLQLCDELDRSSCGNVLFNGYLPPPVYPAKRRNRHSVAGSQFMGARAAPAERAPVRRSNTMPPNLGNSGIMGRVSHDERTFGGQSSDSGMVRIICGHHNWIALAYAQFVVCYRVKESTGWQQVFTSPRLDWVIDRVALNAKVMGGSLGDNDKMVAVASVTEIILWSICPDGNGNEIGVFSLNVPVEALFFVGNQLIATSHSGKVGVWNAVTKHWQNQDVVPISSHDTAGSFLILGCNNGSIYYIDVQKFPLRMKDNDLLVTELYRDPTEDAITALSVYLTPKTSDSGNWIEIAYGTSSGTVRVIVQHPETVGSGPQLFQTFSVHRSPVTKIMLSEKHLISVCADNNHVRTWTVTRFRGMISTQPGSTPLTSFKILSLDDVDGHGGCSAGTEIGPYGERDDQQVFIQRVVPDTDKLYVRLSSNGKRVCEVRSVDGTSITAFMVHECEGSSRIGSRPRRYLFSGHSNGSIQMWDLTTAMEIAGKVDIRALGGPTEEELLELLDQCDLALTRTPDSTPRASTCSLHSQFTDGFRTERLHSAGGRGAGAPGSAAYLYGSLPRQVPPPMPLAKPLRDAVLSSGAGPQILAVPGPTYSHSSTGSPRPHRHPDGDREWGGVRRGSFVERCQELAKGSEAAACSGFGVLAGSEGTRRSLAVCSELEARFVLRTPTTFSVSPGARHSPGSPLSSLSPSPLSSSSSHRKVTPTSPTSPTPCAVSPTRSQTPVSPRRSAAPSPTDIPASPESPTSPDHPSTGPPAGPPASPSASPSTDPPPSPKPHMNETSF